A segment of the Rhizobium sp. ZPR4 genome:
TTGATGACCGTAAAACAATAGATGAAGTGAAGATGTCATGGACCCCTTATCAGCCGCATTGAAAATTGCAGGCTCCGGCCTGGAGGCTCAGTCGACTCGTCTGCGTGTTGTCTCCGAAAATATCGCCAACGCCCGCTCGACGGGTGATACGCCCGGTGCCGATCCTTATCGGCGCAAGACGGTAACGTTCGGTGCCGAAATGGACCGTGCCAATGGCGTAACCACTGTCGGCGTCAAGAAGCTCGGCGAAGACACGGGCAAG
Coding sequences within it:
- the flgC gene encoding flagellar basal body rod protein FlgC, with protein sequence MDPLSAALKIAGSGLEAQSTRLRVVSENIANARSTGDTPGADPYRRKTVTFGAEMDRANGVTTVGVKKLGEDTGKFVEEYDPSNPAADQKGYVKMPNVNVLVEMADMREANRSYEANLQTVRQARDLISSTIDLLKNQ